The Corvus hawaiiensis isolate bCorHaw1 chromosome 32, bCorHaw1.pri.cur, whole genome shotgun sequence genome has a segment encoding these proteins:
- the BRME1 gene encoding break repair meiotic recombinase recruitment factor 1, with amino-acid sequence MGKRRTHPLPGNMKFHAPKAKRILQEAPGAAGSAVPVPSQSNNPDGDPAGMDPQASKNSSGKVDPEGIHVEEHGARALQEGRDKGIGGGRAPGSPKQRISDGMGENHLELPQLGILEADGTGEDELESLKLGILDGAGEDDLESPKPGIWDRAGENCPESPKPAILEVDGAGEEPPASVKHVILDGMGQNYLESYQLGILEGDGAGEEQLKSPQLRTPEADGAGEEQLESLKLGILDGTGEDQLESPKPRLSEVDGAAEEQLETPTHGILDGAGEERPESVKPGISEVDRAREEQLKPLKQGIWDGAGENQLESPKQGNSGAQGSSPEDTVKDTAPAASSEVPDAAGEGEKGALEEGCGTGIALSMDTGSLDCPRDPQSGGGDTESRNCESGNAEGGNSSVVTLGLDPAATSTEPQDHREGTSPELPVEKPFPDAAGQQPWDTRGQIHTGSMGNSPVQPWESSARATEPADATDVIRGLIRELSDLNRLAMGAYRGLELLRRQKPRRGRRPVPSGSHWKEG; translated from the exons ATGGGGAAGCGCAGGACCCACCCACTCCCAG GCAACATGAAATTCCATGCTCCCAAAGCCAAGCGGATCCTTCAGgaagctccaggagctgccggCTCAGCCGTGCCTGTTCCCTCCCAGAGCAATAATCCTGATGGAGATCCTGCTGGGATGGACCCCCAGGCGAG CAAGAACAGCAGTGGCAAGGTGGATCCAGAGGGAATCCATGTGGAAGAGCATGGAGCCAGAGCCTTGCAG gaagGGAGAGACAAGGGAATTGGAGGCGGCAGAGCACCAGGATCACCGAAACAGAGAATTTCAGATGGGATGGGAGAGAATCATCTGGAATTGCCCCAGCTGGGAATTTTGGAAGCAGATGGGACAGGAGAGGATGAGCTGGAGTCACTAAAATTAGGAATTTTggatggggcaggagaggaTGATCTGGAGTCACCAAAACCAGGAATTTGGGATAGGGCAGGAGAGAATTGTCCAGAATCACCAAAACCGGCAATTTTGGAGGTggatggggcaggagaggagccCCCAGCGTCAGTGAAACATGTAATTTTGGATGGAATGGGACAGAATTATCTGGAATCATACCAGCTTGGAATTTTggagggggatggagcaggagaggagcagctgaagtcaCCCCAACTGAGAACTCCAGAggcagatggagcaggagaagagCAGTTGGAATCACTGAAACTGGGAATTTTGGATGGAACAGGAGAGGATCAGCTGGAATCACCAAAACCAAGACTTTCTGAGGTGGATggggcagcagaggagcagctggaaacaCCAACACACGGAATTTTGGATGGCGCAGGAGAGGAGCGTCCAGAGTCAGTGAAACCAGGAATTTCAGAGGTAGATAGGGCaagagaggagcagctgaagccaCTGAAacagggaatttgggatggggcaggagagAATCAGCTGGAATCACCAAAACAAGGGAATTCTGGAGCACAGGGATCCAGCCCTGAGGACACGGTGAAGGACACGGCCCCTGCAGCAAGTTCGGAGGTGCCGGATGCAgcgggagagggggaaaaaggtgcCCTGGAGGAgggatgtggcactgggattGCCCTGAGCATGGACACGGGGTCACTGGATTGTCCCAGAGATCCCCAGAGCGGtggaggggacacagagagCAGGAATTGCGAGAGTGGGAATGCTGAGGGTGGGAATTCCAGTGTGGTGACACTGGGACTGGAtccagcagccaccagcaccGAGCCTCAGGACCACCGGGAAGGgaccagcccagagctcccagtGGAGAAG ccattcccagatgctgctgggcagcagccatGGGACACCAGAGGCCAGATCCACACCGGCTCCATGGGGAACAGCCCAGTACAGCCATGGGAAAG cagtgccagggccaCGGAACCGGCGGACGCGACCGATGTCATCCGCGGGCTGATCCGGGAGCTCTCGGACCTCAA CCGCCTGGCCATGGGTGCCTACCGGGGACTGGAGCTGCTCCGGAGGCAAAAGCCACGGCGTGGCCGGAGGCCAGTGCCCAGTGGGAGCCACTGGAAAGAGGGGTAG
- the NANOS3 gene encoding nanos homolog 3, translated as MRALRYPTPHRTGSTESTEIPIPLQCTEPTGQFDMWRDYLGLAAMVSALLRDPAGLEDRSPPLGPLAPCAGPAPCAGPAPCAGPAPCAETAPRAGLALCSFCKHNGEAPAVYRSHSLRDAHGRLQCPVLRSYVCPQCGATQDRAHTRRFCPRTHRGYTSVYSRPVCPRSAGRRQGNTRM; from the coding sequence ATGAGAGCGCTGCGGTATCCCACCCCACACCGCACCGGGAGCACCGAGAGCACCGAGATCCCCATCCCGCTGCAATGCACGGAACCCACAGGCCAGTTCGACATGTGGCGGGACTacctggggctggcagccaTGGTGTCCGCGCTCCTCCGTGACCCCGCAGGCCTTGAGGACCGCTCGCCGCCCCTGGGGCCCCTTGCTCCGTGTGCTGGGCCAGCTCCGTGTGCGGGGCCGGCTCCGTGTGCGGGGCCGGCTCCGTGTGCCGAGACAGCTCCGCGTGCTGGGCTGGCCCTGTGCTCGTTCTGCAAGCACAACGGGGAGGCCCCGGCCGTGTACCGGAGCCACAGCTTGCGGGACGCCCACGGCCGCCTGCAGTGCCCGGTGCTGCGCAGCTACGTCTGTCCCCAGTGCGGGGCCACTCAGGACCGGGCCCACACGCGCCGCTTCTGCCCCCGCACGCACCGTGGCTACACCTCCGTCTACTCCCGCCCGGTGTGCCCCAGGAGCGCCGGGAGGAGGCAGGGGAACACCAGGATGTAG